Proteins from one Pseudoalteromonas undina genomic window:
- a CDS encoding methyl-accepting chemotaxis protein, whose protein sequence is MNFLQNLTIKRRLQLNALVVGLAMIVMLCIIIYEARVMLKLNETIQYAEELDVHELSMRKYEKDFLFYKDENSLDLFTNEYKQLQLKLGKLSVLSNDLDIAIAQVNQFEALAKQYYDDFQVVVNLQRKIGLHPKDALYGELRESVHNIETLLNQQNNYKLLTTMLQLRRAEKDFMLRLDTKYLDRFNKLGDELKQQINTAEIPSNIRNQLTSLMTNYQGKFTALVDAQVALGVDLDSGALGKMRVSVKKSDDVVTAITTATKKQVSETAQQAQLLAIAIFIAASIIVMVLVYLTSRSIIQPIEKVYQTIDKIRRNNDLSLFIEHKGEDEVTRMTIDFNSLISDFKDLIYEVNTALTTLNIATGNLSETTSATSSGMQEQLHEADMVATAATEMQATIQDISHNTEAAAKKAESTNVSAQQGQVEVESTIKHINALSDSLGKASSVVSQLEKDGETIGSVLDVIRAIAEQTNLLALNAAIEAARAGEQGRGFAVVADEVRSLAQRTQESTSEIEGIINTLQQRTQEVVSIMHQCRTQGGESATQATKAGELLGAITVDVQTIMEMSTHIATAIDEQSQVASEVNKNVVRIRDIAEGAAAHSQTNAQTSEEVSEQSRVLHQAISKYKV, encoded by the coding sequence ATGAATTTTTTACAAAATCTGACGATAAAACGCCGTTTGCAACTAAATGCCCTAGTTGTTGGCTTAGCAATGATTGTCATGCTATGCATTATCATTTATGAAGCACGTGTAATGCTTAAATTAAATGAAACAATTCAATACGCCGAAGAGCTTGATGTGCATGAGCTTTCGATGCGTAAATATGAAAAAGATTTTTTATTTTATAAAGATGAAAATAGCTTAGATTTATTCACCAATGAATATAAACAGCTTCAGCTAAAACTGGGGAAACTATCTGTTTTATCAAACGATTTAGATATTGCCATTGCTCAGGTTAACCAATTTGAGGCGCTTGCAAAGCAGTATTATGATGACTTTCAAGTTGTTGTTAATTTACAGCGAAAGATAGGTTTACACCCTAAAGATGCACTCTATGGCGAATTGCGTGAGTCAGTACACAACATTGAAACACTGCTGAACCAGCAAAATAATTATAAATTACTTACTACTATGCTGCAGCTACGCCGTGCTGAAAAAGACTTTATGTTACGTTTAGATACCAAATATTTAGACCGATTTAATAAATTGGGTGATGAGTTAAAACAACAAATAAATACCGCAGAAATACCTAGTAATATACGCAATCAATTAACCTCATTAATGACTAATTACCAAGGCAAATTTACCGCACTAGTCGATGCACAAGTCGCCTTAGGGGTTGATTTAGATTCGGGTGCTCTTGGGAAAATGAGAGTTAGTGTTAAGAAAAGTGATGATGTGGTTACTGCCATTACTACGGCCACTAAAAAGCAAGTGAGTGAGACAGCTCAGCAGGCGCAATTATTAGCAATAGCCATATTTATAGCTGCCAGTATTATTGTTATGGTCCTTGTGTATTTAACTAGCCGCTCAATAATTCAGCCTATTGAGAAAGTTTATCAAACTATTGACAAGATAAGACGAAACAATGATTTAAGCTTATTCATAGAGCACAAAGGAGAAGATGAAGTCACTAGGATGACCATAGATTTTAATAGCTTGATTAGCGACTTTAAAGATCTTATCTATGAAGTAAATACTGCTCTGACAACGCTTAATATAGCAACGGGTAACTTATCTGAAACAACCTCAGCAACTAGTTCTGGCATGCAAGAGCAATTGCATGAAGCGGACATGGTGGCAACGGCAGCCACAGAAATGCAAGCAACGATTCAAGATATTTCACATAATACAGAAGCTGCAGCTAAAAAAGCTGAATCAACCAATGTAAGTGCTCAACAAGGTCAAGTTGAAGTAGAGTCAACCATTAAACATATTAATGCTTTGTCTGATTCGCTTGGTAAGGCCTCTAGCGTGGTGTCACAGCTAGAAAAAGATGGTGAAACCATTGGCTCTGTACTTGATGTAATTCGTGCCATTGCAGAACAAACTAATTTACTGGCTCTAAATGCGGCTATTGAAGCAGCAAGAGCGGGTGAGCAAGGTCGTGGTTTTGCGGTTGTTGCAGATGAGGTGCGCTCACTTGCACAACGCACGCAAGAGTCAACTAGCGAAATTGAAGGTATTATTAACACCTTACAACAGCGTACCCAAGAGGTAGTGAGTATTATGCATCAGTGTCGTACTCAGGGTGGTGAGAGTGCAACACAAGCAACAAAAGCGGGTGAATTGCTAGGAGCAATCACTGTTGATGTGCAAACGATTATGGAAATGAGTACACATATAGCCACTGCTATTGATGAACAGAGTCAGGTAGCATCAGAGGTTAATAAAAATGTAGTCCGTATTCGAGATATTGCTGAAGGAGCTGCCGCTCACTCACAAACTAATGCGCAAACCAGTGAAGAGGTATCTGAGCAATCAAGGGTGCTTCATCAAGCAATCTCAAAATATAAAGTATAA
- a CDS encoding gamma-butyrobetaine hydroxylase-like domain-containing protein: MKQVTKVHYHSVSKNLDVFFDDHSETTFSAEFLRVHSPSAEVQGHGSEPMKLVLNKQAVAIKTITPVGHYALRLEFDDGHNSGLFSWQYFAKLQAEKASLWDTYLERVKQYEDNKDSVPIKFVP; this comes from the coding sequence ATGAAACAAGTAACTAAAGTGCACTATCATAGTGTAAGTAAAAATTTAGATGTGTTTTTTGATGATCATTCAGAGACAACCTTCAGTGCGGAGTTTTTACGGGTACACTCTCCCTCAGCCGAGGTTCAAGGCCATGGCTCTGAACCTATGAAGTTGGTACTTAATAAACAAGCTGTGGCTATTAAAACCATTACACCCGTAGGGCATTACGCATTACGTTTAGAGTTTGACGATGGTCATAATAGCGGGCTATTTAGCTGGCAATATTTTGCTAAGCTGCAGGCTGAGAAAGCGAGCTTGTGGGACACATATTTAGAACGTGTTAAACAGTATGAAGATAACAAAGACAGCGTACCAATAAAATTTGTACCTTAG
- the hslU gene encoding HslU--HslV peptidase ATPase subunit, whose translation MSDMTPREIVHELDQHIIGQAKAKKAVAIALRNRWRRMQLNEDLRTEVTPKNILMIGPTGVGKTEIARRLAKLANAPFIKVEATKFTEVGYVGKEVETIIRDLVDVSIKMTREQQTKKFKHRAEEAAEERILDVLLPPVKDQYGEVQRDENSSTRQSFRKKLREGQLDDKEIDIDLAQAQPNVEIMAPPGMEEMTNQLQGMFQNMGGDKRTKRKLKIKEAFKLLTEEEAGKLVNPEELKEQAIFAVEQNGIVFIDEIDKICKRGEASGPDVSREGVQRDLLPLIEGSTVNTKHGMVKTDHMLFIASGAFQMSKPSDMIPELQGRLPIRVELEALTADDFKRILTEPHASLTEQQRELLKTEQVAVEFSDDAIERIAKAAWQVNEKTENIGARRLHTVMERLMEEISYDASEKAGSSLVIDAAYVEKHLGALVEDEDLSRFIL comes from the coding sequence ATGTCTGATATGACCCCAAGAGAAATTGTTCATGAGCTAGACCAACATATTATTGGTCAAGCAAAAGCAAAAAAAGCGGTTGCTATTGCCCTTCGTAATCGCTGGCGCCGTATGCAGTTAAACGAAGACTTACGCACAGAAGTAACGCCAAAGAATATTTTAATGATTGGCCCAACTGGTGTAGGTAAAACAGAAATTGCGCGTCGTTTAGCAAAACTTGCTAATGCCCCTTTTATCAAAGTTGAAGCCACTAAATTTACAGAAGTCGGTTATGTAGGTAAAGAAGTTGAAACTATCATCCGTGATTTAGTTGATGTTTCAATTAAAATGACTCGTGAGCAACAAACTAAAAAGTTTAAACACCGTGCAGAAGAAGCTGCAGAAGAGCGTATTTTAGATGTATTACTGCCTCCAGTGAAAGATCAATACGGTGAAGTTCAGCGCGATGAAAACTCATCAACACGCCAATCGTTTCGTAAAAAATTACGTGAAGGCCAGTTAGATGACAAAGAAATTGATATTGACTTAGCGCAAGCCCAGCCGAATGTTGAAATTATGGCTCCTCCTGGCATGGAAGAAATGACCAACCAGCTACAGGGTATGTTTCAAAATATGGGTGGTGATAAACGCACTAAACGTAAGCTTAAAATTAAAGAAGCGTTTAAATTACTTACCGAAGAAGAAGCCGGTAAATTAGTTAACCCTGAAGAATTGAAAGAGCAAGCAATTTTTGCGGTAGAGCAAAATGGCATTGTGTTTATTGATGAAATAGACAAAATCTGTAAGCGTGGTGAAGCCTCAGGCCCAGATGTAAGCCGTGAAGGTGTACAACGTGATTTATTACCGCTTATTGAAGGCTCTACGGTTAATACTAAGCATGGCATGGTTAAAACTGACCACATGCTATTTATTGCCTCAGGTGCATTCCAAATGTCTAAGCCATCAGACATGATCCCGGAGTTACAAGGCCGTTTACCTATTCGTGTTGAACTTGAAGCACTCACAGCCGATGACTTTAAGCGCATTTTAACTGAGCCACACGCATCACTTACTGAACAACAACGCGAGCTACTCAAAACAGAGCAAGTCGCTGTTGAATTTAGCGACGATGCAATTGAGCGAATTGCTAAAGCCGCGTGGCAGGTTAATGAGAAAACCGAAAACATCGGTGCTCGCCGTCTGCATACTGTTATGGAAAGATTAATGGAAGAAATTTCATATGATGCTTCTGAAAAAGCGGGTTCAAGTTTAGTTATTGACGCTGCCTATGTTGAAAAGCACCTAGGTGCGCTGGTTGAAGATGAAGACTTAAGCCGCTTTATTCTTTAA
- the hslV gene encoding ATP-dependent protease subunit HslV, protein MTTIVSVRRDDKVVIGGDGQVSLGNTVMKGNARKVRRLYNGKVIAGFAGGTADAFTLFERFESKLEMHQGNLTKAAVEMAKDWRSDRALRKLEALLAVADETASLIITGNGDVVQPENDLIAIGSGGNFAQSAATALLENTDLSAHEIVEKSLTIAGNICVFTNNFQTIEEL, encoded by the coding sequence ATGACTACAATCGTAAGTGTACGCCGTGATGACAAAGTTGTTATTGGTGGTGACGGCCAAGTCTCTCTTGGTAATACTGTAATGAAGGGCAATGCCCGAAAAGTTCGACGTCTTTATAATGGCAAAGTAATCGCTGGTTTTGCTGGCGGTACTGCTGATGCCTTCACCCTTTTCGAACGTTTTGAAAGCAAATTAGAAATGCACCAAGGCAATCTAACTAAAGCGGCTGTAGAAATGGCTAAAGATTGGCGTAGCGATCGTGCCTTACGCAAACTTGAAGCCCTGCTAGCTGTTGCTGATGAAACTGCCTCATTGATCATCACTGGTAATGGTGACGTCGTACAACCTGAAAACGACCTGATCGCAATTGGCAGCGGCGGAAACTTTGCACAATCTGCTGCAACCGCCTTATTAGAAAATACCGACTTAAGTGCCCATGAAATTGTAGAGAAAAGCCTAACAATTGCTGGCAACATCTGTGTATTTACGAATAACTTCCAAACTATCGAAGAATTGTAA
- a CDS encoding SPOR domain-containing protein gives MAQHDYINKKPKNRKNTKQEPAKKPFPLLLTFIALVLVGGFAYGLWFVKNNADPDLVEKQANPTAEKQVEIAKPRPPKFIKEIKEHEIQVEVKELEQKGPYVMQCGSFKTHQQAETLKAKIAFAGLISEIKKTTGTNGIWYKVRLGPYETKRQAESDKNKLKRINIVGCGIWGWT, from the coding sequence ATGGCACAGCACGATTATATTAATAAAAAACCAAAAAATAGAAAAAACACCAAACAAGAACCGGCTAAAAAACCTTTTCCGCTGTTATTAACTTTCATTGCACTAGTACTTGTGGGTGGTTTCGCATATGGACTCTGGTTTGTTAAAAATAATGCCGATCCTGATCTTGTTGAAAAACAGGCAAACCCAACAGCCGAAAAACAAGTAGAAATAGCTAAACCGCGGCCACCTAAATTTATTAAAGAAATTAAAGAGCATGAAATTCAAGTTGAAGTGAAAGAGCTTGAACAAAAAGGCCCGTATGTTATGCAGTGTGGTTCATTTAAAACGCATCAACAAGCTGAAACCTTAAAGGCTAAAATAGCCTTTGCAGGGCTAATTTCAGAGATCAAAAAAACCACAGGTACTAATGGTATTTGGTATAAGGTGCGTTTAGGGCCTTATGAAACCAAGCGCCAAGCAGAAAGTGATAAGAACAAACTAAAACGAATTAATATCGTTGGCTGCGGAATTTGGGGCTGGACTTGA
- the priA gene encoding primosomal protein N', whose product MCFVEVAIKVPLPRTFDYKVDEQLTPLTQLQPGMRVLVPFGNQRKVAVILSLKTDTEVPEGKIKSIIEVIDNSPVLSAQHLELLKFTARYYCYPLGETIHIALPNALRQGECPDKTSINMLTLTDKGALLPSLKAKTQLNLLKQLSASGKSSLTELKALGFNKKTIDSLLAKELIVQTIEHDNQWQHASPTVGTKPRLNKEQAIACTAINQSTGFNSFLLEGVTGSGKTEVYLQCLEEVLKRGEQALVLVPEIGLTPQTVNRFRRRFPDTPIMLWHSALTDNERLQTWRFCEKGSCAIVIGTRSSIFLPFLKLGMIVVDEEHDASFKQQDTLRYHARDLAAYRAYQHNIPLILGSATPALETLHKAINNKYQLLTLSERAQTATDNQFKLLDMKGQPDQAGIAHASLAIMRQHLNKGKQVMVFLNRRGFSPTLICHECGWLSECNRCSTSATFHKAIGQMICHHCGDQYQVPHQCPDCGSTQIFPNGKGTEQIEEFLSTEFKDIPISRIDRDSTRRKGSLEKALDEINQGGARILVGTQMLAKGHHFADVSLVLILDVDSGLYSCDFRATEHLAQLVTQVAGRAGRSGEPGEVLLQTHFPEHPLLQDLVNNGYQDFARFALTERSDAQLPPITSMAIVRAQGHNIKQVVDFLTDLVPVNGVSGIQLLGPIPAPLEKIAGMYRFQLHIQAQDRRILHPYLAQMVNYLSTSKLAQKVRWSLDVDPTDMI is encoded by the coding sequence ATGTGTTTTGTTGAAGTTGCAATAAAAGTCCCCTTACCTCGCACCTTTGATTATAAAGTGGATGAGCAATTAACACCGCTGACTCAATTGCAGCCTGGCATGCGCGTACTCGTCCCTTTTGGCAATCAACGAAAAGTAGCGGTTATCCTTAGTTTAAAAACCGATACAGAAGTTCCTGAAGGCAAAATCAAATCTATTATTGAAGTAATTGATAATTCGCCGGTGTTATCTGCGCAACATTTGGAGCTGCTGAAGTTTACTGCGCGTTATTATTGTTATCCACTAGGTGAAACTATTCATATTGCACTCCCCAATGCGCTGCGCCAAGGTGAATGCCCTGATAAAACCAGTATAAATATGCTGACGTTAACTGATAAAGGGGCGCTTTTACCATCTTTAAAAGCTAAAACACAGCTTAACTTGCTTAAGCAATTATCTGCATCGGGTAAGTCATCATTAACGGAACTAAAAGCTCTCGGGTTTAATAAAAAGACTATTGATAGCCTGTTGGCAAAAGAGTTGATAGTGCAAACCATTGAACATGACAATCAATGGCAACATGCCTCTCCTACTGTGGGCACTAAGCCTCGCTTAAATAAAGAACAAGCGATTGCTTGCACAGCTATTAATCAAAGCACCGGTTTCAATAGCTTTTTACTTGAAGGTGTCACTGGTAGCGGTAAAACAGAAGTTTACCTACAGTGTCTTGAAGAGGTGTTAAAGCGTGGAGAGCAAGCGTTAGTACTTGTTCCTGAGATAGGTCTAACACCGCAAACAGTGAATCGTTTTAGGCGCCGCTTCCCTGACACGCCAATTATGCTATGGCATTCAGCGCTCACCGATAACGAGCGCCTGCAAACATGGCGGTTTTGTGAAAAAGGCAGTTGTGCCATCGTTATAGGTACTCGTTCGAGTATTTTTCTGCCCTTTTTAAAACTCGGGATGATTGTGGTTGATGAAGAACATGATGCTTCATTTAAACAACAAGATACTTTACGCTATCATGCACGTGATTTAGCAGCGTATCGTGCTTATCAGCATAACATTCCGCTTATTTTAGGCAGTGCGACTCCCGCATTAGAAACACTGCACAAAGCAATTAATAACAAATACCAGTTACTCACATTAAGTGAGCGAGCACAAACTGCCACCGATAATCAATTTAAGCTTCTCGACATGAAAGGTCAGCCTGATCAAGCCGGTATTGCCCATGCGAGCCTAGCGATAATGCGCCAGCACCTGAATAAAGGTAAGCAGGTAATGGTATTTTTAAACCGCCGTGGTTTTTCGCCTACTTTAATATGTCATGAGTGTGGTTGGTTAAGTGAATGTAATCGCTGCAGCACGAGTGCAACCTTTCATAAAGCCATCGGTCAGATGATTTGCCATCACTGTGGTGACCAATATCAAGTACCGCATCAATGCCCTGATTGTGGTAGCACGCAGATATTTCCTAACGGTAAAGGCACTGAACAAATAGAAGAATTTTTGAGTACTGAATTTAAAGACATCCCAATTAGCCGAATAGACCGCGACTCTACGAGGCGCAAAGGCAGCCTTGAAAAAGCATTGGATGAAATAAACCAAGGTGGCGCACGCATTTTAGTCGGTACGCAAATGCTGGCCAAAGGCCACCACTTTGCGGATGTAAGCTTAGTACTTATTTTAGACGTAGATAGTGGTTTATATTCGTGTGACTTTAGGGCAACAGAACACCTTGCTCAATTAGTGACACAGGTTGCAGGTAGAGCGGGACGTTCTGGTGAACCCGGTGAAGTATTATTACAAACACACTTCCCTGAGCACCCGTTATTACAAGATTTAGTTAATAACGGCTATCAAGATTTTGCCCGCTTTGCGCTCACTGAGCGCAGTGACGCGCAGTTACCACCCATCACCAGTATGGCGATAGTTCGTGCACAGGGACATAACATTAAGCAAGTCGTCGACTTTCTAACGGATTTGGTTCCTGTCAATGGGGTATCTGGTATACAATTGCTTGGACCTATCCCTGCGCCTTTAGAAAAGATTGCGGGGATGTATCGTTTTCAATTACATATTCAAGCGCAAGATCGACGCATTTTACACCCGTATCTTGCACAAATGGTTAATTATCTCAGCACCAGTAAACTAGCTCAAAAAGTTCGCTGGAGTTTAGACGTAGACCCTACAGACATGATTTAG
- the rpmE gene encoding 50S ribosomal protein L31, with amino-acid sequence MKEGIHPKYEVISATCSCGNKFETRSTLCKDIHLDVCSACHPFYTGKQKILDTGGRVDRFNKRFGALSSKK; translated from the coding sequence ATGAAAGAAGGTATTCACCCTAAGTACGAAGTAATTTCTGCAACTTGTTCATGCGGAAACAAATTCGAAACTCGTTCTACTTTGTGTAAAGACATTCACTTAGACGTATGTTCTGCGTGTCACCCGTTTTACACTGGTAAGCAAAAGATTTTAGACACTGGCGGCCGTGTTGATCGCTTCAACAAGCGCTTCGGTGCACTTAGCAGCAAAAAATAA
- a CDS encoding malic enzyme-like NAD(P)-binding protein, translating to MSDFREQALHYHAHPVPGKISIELTKPAETVKDLALAYSPGVAEPVREIAADPANAYKYTGKGNMVAVITNGTAILGLGNLGPLASKPVMEGKALLFKRFAGLDSIDIEVKHRTTEDFINTVANIADTFGGINLEDIKAPECFEIEKALIERCSIPVFHDDQHGTAIVTAAGMLNALEVQGKAIEDAIIVCLGAGAAAVACMELLIKCGALREHIYMLDRKGVIHTRRDDLNEYKQLFANNTDKRTLQDVIEDADVFVGVSGPNLLAADDLKLMADRPVVFACSNPDPEIDPQLAHAARNDLIMATGRSDYPNQVNNVLCFPFIFRGALDVRASEINDEMKIAAVEAIRSIAKELVPAEVLTAAGIDKLEFGAKYIIPKPMDPRLLPRIAKAVAQAAVDSGVAQIDMPENYMA from the coding sequence ATGTCAGATTTTCGTGAACAAGCACTACATTACCATGCCCATCCCGTTCCAGGTAAAATCAGTATTGAGCTGACCAAGCCCGCTGAGACGGTTAAAGACCTCGCGCTCGCATATAGCCCAGGTGTTGCAGAACCTGTTCGTGAAATTGCCGCTGATCCAGCAAATGCCTATAAGTATACTGGTAAAGGAAATATGGTTGCGGTTATTACTAACGGCACCGCAATTTTAGGCTTAGGTAATTTAGGCCCTCTGGCCTCAAAACCAGTAATGGAAGGCAAAGCATTATTATTTAAACGTTTTGCAGGCCTAGATTCAATTGATATAGAAGTTAAGCACCGCACAACCGAAGACTTTATCAACACGGTTGCGAATATTGCAGACACGTTTGGTGGTATCAACCTAGAAGATATTAAAGCGCCAGAATGTTTTGAGATAGAAAAAGCACTTATAGAACGTTGCAGCATTCCTGTGTTTCATGATGATCAACATGGTACGGCAATTGTAACGGCTGCGGGTATGCTAAATGCGCTAGAAGTACAAGGTAAAGCAATTGAAGATGCGATTATCGTGTGTTTAGGTGCCGGCGCTGCAGCTGTTGCCTGTATGGAGCTTTTAATTAAGTGTGGCGCACTGCGTGAACATATTTATATGTTAGACCGTAAAGGTGTTATTCATACACGTCGTGATGACTTAAATGAATATAAGCAATTATTTGCAAACAACACGGATAAACGTACTTTACAGGACGTAATTGAAGATGCCGATGTGTTTGTTGGTGTATCAGGCCCTAATTTATTAGCCGCCGATGATTTGAAGTTAATGGCTGACCGCCCAGTTGTATTTGCATGTTCAAACCCCGATCCTGAAATTGATCCGCAATTAGCACATGCTGCACGCAACGATCTTATTATGGCGACTGGCCGCTCTGATTATCCGAACCAAGTTAACAACGTACTTTGTTTTCCATTTATTTTCCGCGGCGCACTAGATGTACGCGCAAGTGAAATAAACGATGAAATGAAAATAGCTGCTGTAGAGGCAATTCGCAGTATTGCTAAAGAGCTAGTTCCGGCTGAAGTACTGACTGCTGCAGGTATCGATAAATTAGAGTTTGGTGCTAAATATATTATACCAAAACCTATGGATCCGCGCTTACTGCCTCGTATCGCCAAAGCCGTTGCTCAAGCTGCAGTTGATTCGGGTGTGGCACAAATTGATATGCCAGAAAATTACATGGCGTAA
- the metJ gene encoding met regulon transcriptional regulator MetJ: MAKWNGEYIHPYAEHGKKSEQVKKITVSIPLNVLKVLTDERTRRQINNLRHATNSELLCEAFLHAFTGQPLPNDDDLRKDNAEKVPEEVKKIMQEMGLEVPILNED, encoded by the coding sequence ATGGCTAAATGGAATGGTGAATATATTCACCCATACGCAGAACACGGGAAAAAATCCGAACAAGTAAAAAAGATCACCGTTTCGATCCCGCTAAATGTATTAAAAGTATTAACCGACGAGCGTACCCGTCGTCAAATAAACAACTTACGCCATGCAACAAATAGTGAGCTTTTATGCGAAGCGTTCTTGCATGCGTTTACAGGGCAACCGCTACCTAATGATGATGATCTACGTAAAGACAACGCAGAAAAAGTACCTGAAGAGGTGAAGAAAATAATGCAAGAAATGGGACTAGAAGTGCCTATTTTAAATGAAGACTAA
- the metB gene encoding cystathionine gamma-synthase has translation MSEKNKATIAVRTGIEADKQHGAVVPPLYLSTTYSFADFDTKRQYDYGRSGNPNRDILAEALTELEGGAKGIITATGMAAVHLTTQLLNSEDTLVIPHDCYGGSYRLFTSLEKRGLLKLEVVDFTKSESLSHILVIKPKLIWIETPSNPILRLTDIKAVTDIAKQCGALVAADNTFLSPALQNPIKFGADIVVHSTTKYINGHSDVVGGAVIAASAELGEELAWWANNIGITGAPFDSYLTLRGLRTLNVRLRQHQENALAIAQYLENSPFVAQVYYPGLESHPQHTLAKAQQFGFGAMVSFDIKGDINDAAAFLTRLNEFSLAESLGGVESLICHPATMTHAGMEATARAEAGVGDTLIRISVGIEDAKDLLADLDRVFNLVRPGQADNALAAKNGASESFGSAKLNAAHPALW, from the coding sequence ATGAGTGAAAAAAATAAGGCAACAATTGCTGTTCGTACTGGAATAGAAGCCGATAAACAGCATGGTGCGGTTGTTCCACCGCTTTATTTATCAACCACTTACTCATTTGCTGACTTTGATACCAAGCGCCAATATGATTATGGCCGCAGTGGTAATCCTAACCGTGACATTTTGGCTGAGGCGCTCACTGAACTTGAAGGCGGGGCTAAAGGTATAATTACCGCAACGGGCATGGCGGCTGTTCACTTAACAACCCAATTATTAAATAGTGAAGATACATTAGTGATCCCTCACGATTGCTATGGGGGCAGTTATCGTTTATTTACTTCACTGGAAAAACGCGGCTTATTAAAGCTAGAAGTGGTCGATTTCACTAAAAGCGAAAGCTTATCGCATATTCTTGTTATAAAGCCTAAGCTGATCTGGATTGAAACACCGAGTAATCCAATTTTACGATTAACTGATATTAAAGCGGTTACCGATATTGCTAAGCAGTGTGGTGCACTCGTTGCTGCCGATAACACATTTTTATCGCCGGCTTTGCAAAATCCGATTAAATTTGGTGCTGATATTGTGGTTCACTCCACTACTAAATATATCAATGGTCATTCAGATGTTGTTGGTGGTGCGGTTATTGCGGCTAGCGCTGAGCTTGGCGAAGAACTGGCATGGTGGGCAAATAATATTGGTATTACAGGGGCACCATTTGATAGCTATTTAACTCTCAGAGGTTTGCGCACGTTAAACGTGCGTTTGAGGCAACACCAAGAAAACGCACTCGCTATTGCACAGTATTTAGAAAACTCCCCGTTTGTTGCTCAGGTTTACTATCCAGGTCTTGAATCACATCCACAACATACGCTTGCTAAGGCGCAGCAGTTTGGCTTTGGTGCAATGGTTAGTTTTGATATCAAAGGCGATATAAACGATGCTGCAGCGTTTTTAACGCGCTTAAATGAATTTAGCTTGGCGGAATCATTAGGCGGAGTGGAAAGTTTGATTTGTCACCCCGCAACCATGACCCATGCAGGCATGGAGGCGACTGCTCGTGCAGAGGCTGGGGTGGGTGATACGCTTATTCGTATTTCGGTGGGTATTGAAGATGCAAAAGACTTACTTGCTGATTTAGACAGGGTATTTAATTTGGTTCGCCCCGGGCAAGCAGATAACGCGTTAGCTGCAAAAAATGGTGCTAGTGAGTCATTTGGTTCAGCAAAATTAAACGCGGCGCATCCGGCGTTATGGTAG